A genomic window from Lotus japonicus ecotype B-129 chromosome 1, LjGifu_v1.2 includes:
- the LOC130734451 gene encoding uncharacterized protein LOC130734451: MRGTVDPNSLLFDPEIEKTARKNRAQQRREKAREKAESTMAAESPAEMEARLRGQLTAEFNERMEAELQARLIQNQENEAALEAERSLKDLNAPQISFRFEGSIVNPTDLPRGFKIPPHIMHSIAQNQFGGSVLEDPYAHMDRFTMQVSPVVSEQVSLDDVRLTLFPHSLRDAAEEWLRAQPQQSIISWDDLAKKFSEKFFPSSRMRQLKHDINTFYQKESENLYDVWERFKGLLRKCPGHNLKESAQVDRFYAALNRDTRVKLDLAGKNGAFDHLSTKDSLEIINNLAEREAHSSYDRCNKSSINEIQAYDNVMAFNKALSEKMDVMFKRMDDRKMSVENEAMDEEIKYMRSSRHDPPTGTYNPSWANHPSFSYRNQDGYAQQGNSKQYSNPQRGQYQDQRQQPQQDQNSGKRSLEDIVGQLSQTTESFMTETRNTNKNHEASLRNLENQMGQIAKQLSERSPGKLPSDTIENQANLSTITTRSGKILKDAERKIVEKRGEEVEKSKEESREVSAKKKNNDKFKEKKDKESTTFPNDKSCCKVPFPKALVKKNLEKQFSKFLEVFKKLQINIPFSEALEQMPAYSKFMKEILSRRRKLSEVDETIMMSEECSAILQRKLPQKMKDPGSFTLPVEIEGLPAAKALCDLGASINLMPLTMFERLGLGEVTPTMINLQLADRSLKTPYGIIEDVLVRVDKFIFPVDFVILDMEEDTRIPLILGRPFLATGNAKINVRKGILSLKVGEEKVRFNVFESLKHRNDENIFSVEVVDEFVL; the protein is encoded by the coding sequence ATGCGAGGTACTGTAGATCCAAATTCTCTACTTTTTGATCCTGAGATCGAGAAGACTGCTCGCAAGAACAGAGCTCaacaaagaagagaaaaagcAAGAGAAAAGGCCGAAAGTACCATGGCTGCAGAGTCACCAGCTGAGATGGAGGCAAGGCTCCGTGGTCAATTAACTGCAGAATTTAATGAACGTATGGAAGCTGAATTACAGGCTCGTTTGATTCAGAATCAAGAGAATGAGGCTGCATTGGAGGCCGAGAGATCCCTGAAAGACCTTAATGCACCTCAAATCAGTTTCAGATTTGAGGGAAGCATTGTCAATCCAACAGACCTACCAAGAGGTTTCAAAATTCCACCACACATAATGCACTCGATAGCACAGAATCAATTCGGAGGAAGCGTACTGGAGGATCCATATGCTCACATGGATCGATTTACTATGCAGGTGTCCCCCGTGGTATCTGAACAAGTAAGTCTGGATGATGTCAGACTAACACTCTTCCCCCACTCTCTGAGGGATgctgctgaagagtggttgagGGCTCAACCTCAACAGAGTATAATTTCTTGGGATGATCTAGCCAAGAAGTTCTCAGAAAAGTTTTTTCCTAGCTCTCGCATGAGGCAACTGAAGCATGAcatcaatactttctatcaAAAGGAATCAGAGAATCTTTATGATGTATGGGAAAGGTTCAAGGGACTTCTTAGAAAGTGTCCAGGCcacaatttgaaagaatcagCACAGGTAGACAGGTTCTATGCAGCTCTCAACAGAGATACAAGAGTCAAGTTGGACCTTGCGGGCAAGAATGGAGCTTTTGATCATCTGTCAACTAAGGATTCGCTTGAAATCATCAACAATCTGGCTGAAAGGGAAGCCCACTCTAGCTATGATAGATGCAACAAGAGCAGCATCAATGAAATTCAGGCATATGACAATGTAATGGCGTTTAACAAGGCACTGTCAGAGAAGATGGATGTCATGTTCAAGAGGATGGATGATCGCAAGATGAGCGTTGAGAATGAGGCAATGGATGAAGAGATCAAGTATATGAGAAGCTCTAGGCATGATCCACCTACTGGTACATACAACCCCAGTTGGGCCAATCATCCTAGTTTTTCTTACAGAAATCAAGATGGATATGCACAGCAAGGAAATTCTAAGCAGTACTCCAATCCACAAAGGGGCCAATATCAAGATCAGAGGCAACAACCTCAACAGGATCAGAACTCTGGGAAAAGGAGCTTGGAAGACATTGTGGGGCAACTATCTCAAACCACTGAATCTTTCATGACTGAAACCAGAAATACCAACAAAAATCATGAGGCTTCCCTTAGGAATTTGGAGAATCAAATGGGTCAGATTGCAAAACAGCTTTCAGAAAGGAGTCCAGGTAAGTTACCTTCTGACACTATTGAGAATCAAGCTAATCTTTCTACTATAACTACTAGGAGtggtaaaattttaaaagatgcTGAAAGAAAGATAGTAGAAAAGAGGGGTGAGGAAGTAGAAAAATCTAAGGAAGAGAGTAGGGAAGTAAGTgcgaagaaaaaaaataatgataaattcaaagaaaagaaagataaagaGAGCACCACTTTCCCCAATGACAAGAGTTGTTGCAAGGTACCTTTTCCAAAAGCTTTAGTGAAAAAGAATTTAGAAAAGCAATTTTCTAAATTTCTTGAGGTTTTCAAAAAGTTACAAATAAACATTCCATTTTCTGAAGCTTTGGAACAGATGCCTGCATATTCTAAATTCATGAAAGAGATACTCTCTAGGAGAAGAAAGCTGAGTGAGGTAGATGAGACCATAATGATGAGTGAAGAGTGTAGTGCTATCTTGCAAAGGAAACTTCCACAGAAAATGAAAGATCCTGGAAGTTTCACACTTCCTGTGGAAATTGAAGGTCTACCTGCTGCTAAGGCTCTCTGTGATTTGGGAGCAAGCATTAATTTGATGCCtctcaccatgtttgagaggttGGGTTTAGGAGAGGTCACTCCTACCATGATCAACCTACAACTAGCTGATAGGTCACTCAAAACTCCTTATGGGATCATAGAGGATGTTCTTGTTAGGGTAGACAAATTTATTTTCCCTGTGGATTTTGTCATATTAGATATGGAAGAAGATACTAGAATACCTCTCATCCTAGGAAGACCCTTTTTAGCAACTGGTAATGCAAAAATTAATGTGAGGAAGGGAATTCTTTCTTTGAAAGTAGGAGAAGAAAAAGTGAGGTTTAATGTTTTTGAGTCGTTGAAACATAGGAATGATGAGAATATCTTTAGTGTTGAAGTAGTGGATGAGTTTGTTTTATGA